One window from the genome of Cryobacterium sp. GrIS_2_6 encodes:
- the efeO gene encoding iron uptake system protein EfeO, translated as MQPRLLPVAALAAVTALALTGCVPNASAPGATHAALTVDSSTTACTVSGSMASAGSVTFTVSNSGDQVTEFYVLGDDQLRIVGEAENIGPGLSRTLVVDLSAGSYFTACKPGMTGSGIGQAAFTVTVAAAAAGGEDAATASPGGAELAARIDTANTNYASYVKDQIGQLVAGTTAFAAAYTAGDDDTARTLYAATRAHWERVETVAESFGDLDPKLDLREADLEEGQDWTGWHAIEKDLWPAGAEAGFAAYPAAERARLAGLLVTDTATLNEKVQPLTFTLAQQTNGAIGLLDEVASGKVTGEEEVWSHTDLWDFQANVDGARVLYAGVRDVLVQKDAALAATLDTRFAALQSLLDAQRVGDGFVLYTDLSTSTVKGLADQVNALAEPLGRLTAALVL; from the coding sequence ATGCAGCCCCGACTCCTTCCCGTCGCCGCCCTCGCCGCCGTGACCGCGCTCGCGCTCACCGGGTGCGTGCCGAACGCCTCGGCGCCCGGCGCCACGCACGCCGCCTTGACCGTCGACAGCAGCACGACCGCCTGCACAGTGTCTGGCTCTATGGCATCCGCCGGCAGCGTCACGTTCACCGTCTCGAACTCCGGAGACCAGGTCACCGAGTTCTACGTCCTCGGCGACGACCAGCTCCGCATCGTGGGCGAGGCCGAGAACATCGGCCCTGGCCTCAGCCGCACTCTCGTCGTCGACCTGAGTGCCGGCAGCTACTTCACGGCGTGCAAGCCCGGCATGACCGGTTCCGGCATCGGCCAGGCCGCGTTCACCGTCACCGTCGCTGCCGCTGCCGCTGGCGGGGAGGATGCCGCTACGGCTTCCCCCGGGGGCGCCGAGCTCGCCGCGCGCATCGACACCGCCAACACCAACTACGCCTCCTACGTGAAGGACCAGATCGGCCAGCTCGTCGCGGGGACCACCGCGTTCGCCGCCGCATACACGGCCGGGGACGATGACACCGCCCGTACCCTCTACGCGGCCACCCGCGCGCACTGGGAGCGCGTCGAGACCGTCGCCGAATCCTTCGGCGACCTCGACCCGAAGCTCGACCTGCGCGAGGCCGACCTCGAAGAGGGCCAGGACTGGACCGGCTGGCACGCCATCGAGAAGGACCTCTGGCCCGCCGGCGCCGAAGCAGGCTTCGCCGCATACCCGGCCGCCGAGCGCGCCCGCCTGGCCGGACTGCTCGTCACGGACACGGCGACCCTGAACGAGAAGGTGCAGCCGCTCACCTTCACCCTCGCCCAGCAAACCAACGGCGCGATCGGCCTCCTCGACGAGGTCGCCAGCGGGAAGGTCACCGGCGAGGAGGAGGTCTGGTCGCACACCGACCTCTGGGATTTCCAGGCCAACGTCGACGGCGCCCGGGTGCTCTACGCCGGGGTGCGGGACGTCCTCGTGCAGAAGGACGCCGCGCTCGCCGCGACCCTCGACACCCGCTTCGCCGCCCTTCAGAGCCTCCTCGACGCCCAGCGTGTCGGCGACGGCTTCGTGCTGTACACCGACCTGTCCACCAGCACTGTCAAGGGCCTCGCCGACCAGGTCAACGCCCTCGCCGAACCCCTCGGCCGGCTGACCGCGGCTCTCGTCCTGTGA
- the efeU gene encoding iron uptake transporter permease EfeU, whose product MLANYLIGLREGLEAALIVTILVAYIVKIGRKDVLPRVWAGVGLAVLLALGIGAVLTYGTSTLSFAAQETIGGLLSIAATGLVTWMVFWMLRTARTLSSHLRGSIDKSLLGTGMGLVVVAFIAVGREGIETALFLWAAVQATGETTLPLLGAFLGILTAAGLGWLIYSGMLRINLSTFFTWTGGILIVVAAGVLSYGVHDLQEAGVLPGLNSIAFDVSAAIPPDSWYGTLLKGTLNFSPATTWLELLVWVAYVGTTLTFFARAVRGGRRPRTDSTEILPEKVLAGA is encoded by the coding sequence GTGCTCGCAAATTATCTGATCGGCCTGCGTGAGGGCCTCGAAGCCGCACTCATCGTGACGATCCTCGTCGCCTACATCGTCAAGATCGGGCGGAAAGACGTTCTGCCGCGGGTCTGGGCGGGCGTCGGCCTCGCCGTGCTCCTCGCGCTCGGCATCGGCGCCGTGCTCACCTACGGCACCTCCACCCTGTCGTTTGCGGCGCAGGAAACGATCGGTGGCCTGCTCTCGATCGCAGCGACGGGTCTCGTGACCTGGATGGTGTTCTGGATGCTCCGCACCGCACGCACCCTCTCGAGCCACCTGCGCGGCAGCATCGACAAGTCCCTGCTCGGCACGGGCATGGGACTGGTCGTCGTCGCCTTCATCGCCGTCGGACGGGAGGGCATCGAGACGGCCCTGTTCCTCTGGGCTGCCGTGCAGGCGACCGGGGAGACTACCCTCCCTCTCCTCGGCGCCTTCCTCGGCATCCTCACGGCAGCGGGCCTCGGCTGGCTGATCTACTCCGGCATGCTGCGGATCAACCTCTCGACCTTCTTCACCTGGACCGGCGGCATCCTCATCGTCGTCGCGGCCGGCGTGCTCTCCTACGGCGTGCACGACCTGCAGGAAGCCGGGGTGCTGCCGGGCCTGAACAGCATCGCCTTCGACGTGAGCGCCGCGATCCCGCCGGACAGCTGGTACGGCACCCTGCTCAAGGGAACGCTCAACTTCTCCCCCGCGACGACCTGGCTCGAACTGCTGGTCTGGGTCGCCTACGTAGGAACCACGCTCACGTTCTTCGCCCGCGCGGTTCGCGGCGGCCGCCGCCCCCGAACCGATTCGACGGAGATTCTGCCCGAAAAGGTTCTGGCCGGGGCATAA
- the efeB gene encoding iron uptake transporter deferrochelatase/peroxidase subunit, giving the protein MGTPAAPAAPPRGISRRGLLGLAGAGVAGFGIGIAADRGVQALAAAGAPAAGSTVYPFYQEHQAGIVTPAQDRLHFAAFDLTPGASRADLISLLRDWTTAAAALTAGHDIGRYGAVDGPYDAPPEDTGEAFGLPPAGLTITVGFGPTLFATSEGEDRFGLASARPDALVDLPHFPGDQLDAARSGGDLCVQACADDPQVAVHAIRNLSRIAFGRAAIRWSQLGFGRTSSTSTSQATPRNLFGFKDGTANIKAEQPAVVNEQVWVGAGDGPAWLTGGSYLVARRIRMTIETWDRTALREQETVIGRTKGEGAPLSGGSEFTEPDFAGTGRDGAPLIDTASHVRLAHPAQNKGVQMLRRGYNFVDGNDDLGRLEAGLFFISYQRRPSQFTAVQLALARHDAMNEYVRHVGSALFAVPPGAASGSYLGAPLFA; this is encoded by the coding sequence CTGGGCACCCCGGCCGCTCCGGCCGCTCCGCCGCGCGGCATCTCCCGGCGCGGCCTCCTCGGCCTCGCCGGGGCAGGTGTCGCCGGCTTCGGCATCGGCATCGCCGCGGACCGCGGGGTCCAGGCCCTCGCAGCCGCGGGCGCCCCGGCAGCGGGCAGCACCGTCTACCCGTTCTACCAGGAGCACCAGGCCGGCATCGTGACACCCGCCCAGGACCGGCTGCACTTCGCGGCGTTCGATCTGACCCCAGGAGCCAGCCGCGCCGACCTGATCTCCCTGCTGCGGGACTGGACGACCGCGGCCGCTGCACTGACCGCCGGTCACGATATCGGCAGGTACGGTGCCGTCGACGGGCCGTACGATGCCCCGCCAGAGGATACCGGCGAGGCGTTCGGGCTGCCTCCGGCTGGCCTGACGATCACGGTCGGCTTCGGCCCGACTCTCTTTGCGACGAGCGAAGGCGAGGACAGGTTCGGCCTCGCATCCGCTCGCCCGGACGCTCTCGTCGACCTGCCGCACTTCCCCGGAGACCAGCTCGATGCCGCGCGTAGCGGCGGCGACCTCTGCGTCCAGGCCTGCGCCGACGACCCGCAGGTCGCAGTGCACGCGATCCGCAACCTGTCCAGGATCGCCTTCGGCCGCGCGGCGATCCGCTGGTCGCAGCTCGGCTTCGGTCGTACCTCGTCGACGAGCACGAGCCAGGCCACCCCGCGCAACCTCTTCGGGTTCAAGGACGGTACCGCCAACATCAAGGCCGAACAGCCGGCCGTCGTCAACGAGCAGGTCTGGGTCGGCGCGGGCGACGGCCCCGCGTGGCTCACCGGGGGCTCCTACCTCGTCGCCCGGCGGATCCGGATGACGATCGAGACCTGGGACCGCACCGCACTGCGCGAACAGGAAACCGTGATCGGCCGCACCAAGGGCGAGGGCGCCCCGCTCTCCGGCGGCAGCGAATTCACGGAGCCTGACTTCGCCGGCACCGGCAGGGACGGCGCCCCGCTGATCGACACGGCCTCACACGTGCGCCTCGCACACCCCGCCCAGAACAAGGGGGTGCAGATGCTGCGGCGCGGTTACAACTTCGTGGACGGCAACGACGACCTCGGCCGGCTCGAGGCCGGGCTGTTCTTCATCAGCTACCAGCGCCGTCCCTCGCAGTTCACCGCCGTGCAGCTCGCCCTCGCGCGCCACGACGCCATGAACGAGTACGTGCGGCATGTCGGTTCGGCCCTTTTCGCCGTCCCGCCCGGCGCCGCGAGCGGCAGCTACCTCGGCGCCCCCCTCTTCGCCTGA
- the fdxA gene encoding ferredoxin, which translates to MTYVIALPCVDVKDRACVDECPVDCIYEGDRSLYIHPDECVDCGACEPVCPVEAIYYEDDVPEQWAEYYKANVEFFDDIGSPGGAAKVGVIHKDHPIIAALPPQV; encoded by the coding sequence GTGACCTATGTCATTGCCCTGCCGTGTGTCGACGTGAAAGACCGCGCCTGCGTGGACGAATGCCCGGTCGACTGCATTTACGAGGGCGACCGTTCCCTCTACATTCACCCGGACGAATGCGTCGACTGCGGTGCCTGCGAACCGGTCTGCCCCGTTGAGGCCATCTACTACGAGGACGACGTCCCCGAGCAGTGGGCCGAGTACTACAAGGCCAACGTCGAATTCTTCGATGACATCGGGTCTCCCGGCGGCGCCGCGAAGGTCGGCGTGATCCACAAGGACCACCCGATCATCGCCGCCCTGCCCCCGCAGGTCTGA
- the dapC gene encoding succinyldiaminopimelate transaminase, with the protein MLKPLPDYPWDQMAPFAAQARAHADGIVDLSIGSPVDPTPDVVRTALAEATDAHAYPQTVGTPELLAAIVDWYARRRGVAGLSPANVLPTIGSKELVALLPFMLGVGEGDTVVHPLAAYPTYAIGAAMAGCDALASDDPAAWPATTKLIWLNSPGNPDGRVLSVSELRAAVARARDLGAVIVSDECYAELGWAGPWASKPIPSILDPRVIGTDRRNVLAIYSLSKQSNMAGYRGAFAAGCADVLARVLTVRKHAGLMLPQPLQAAMVAALGDDAHVAAQRERYRGRRAVLLPAIEAAGYRIDRSEAGLYLWATKGVDCWMSIAELAGLGILAGPGSFYGDGYPQHVRFSLTATDERIHAAAARLRSLE; encoded by the coding sequence GTGCTCAAGCCGCTCCCTGACTACCCGTGGGACCAGATGGCGCCGTTCGCGGCCCAGGCCCGCGCGCACGCCGACGGCATCGTCGACCTTTCGATCGGCTCGCCCGTCGATCCGACCCCCGACGTCGTGCGCACCGCCCTCGCTGAGGCGACGGATGCGCACGCGTACCCGCAGACCGTCGGCACGCCTGAGCTGCTGGCCGCGATCGTCGACTGGTATGCGCGCCGTCGCGGGGTCGCCGGGCTTTCGCCCGCCAACGTGCTCCCCACGATCGGTTCCAAGGAACTCGTCGCCCTCCTGCCCTTCATGCTCGGCGTCGGCGAGGGGGACACCGTCGTGCACCCGCTCGCGGCCTACCCCACCTACGCGATCGGCGCCGCGATGGCCGGATGCGACGCGCTCGCCTCAGACGACCCGGCTGCGTGGCCGGCCACGACGAAGCTCATCTGGCTGAACAGCCCGGGAAACCCCGATGGCCGCGTGTTGTCGGTGTCCGAGTTGCGTGCCGCCGTCGCGCGCGCGCGGGACCTCGGGGCCGTCATCGTGTCCGATGAGTGTTACGCCGAGCTCGGCTGGGCAGGACCCTGGGCGTCCAAGCCGATTCCCAGCATCCTCGACCCGCGCGTGATCGGCACCGACCGGCGCAACGTGCTCGCGATCTACTCCCTCAGCAAGCAGTCCAACATGGCCGGCTACCGCGGCGCCTTCGCGGCCGGCTGCGCCGACGTGCTCGCCCGGGTGCTCACCGTGCGGAAGCACGCCGGCCTGATGCTCCCGCAGCCGCTCCAGGCCGCGATGGTGGCCGCCCTCGGCGACGACGCCCACGTGGCGGCCCAGCGTGAACGGTACCGGGGCAGGCGTGCCGTGCTGCTTCCGGCGATCGAGGCCGCCGGGTACCGGATCGACCGGAGCGAGGCCGGCCTCTACCTGTGGGCGACGAAGGGGGTCGACTGCTGGATGTCGATCGCCGAACTCGCCGGCCTCGGCATCCTCGCCGGGCCGGGATCCTTCTACGGGGACGGGTACCCGCAGCACGTTCGTTTCTCGCTGACGGCTACGGATGAGCGCATCCACGCAGCCGCCGCTCGGCTCCGGTCGCTAGAGTAG
- the efeU gene encoding iron uptake transporter permease EfeU: MLANYLIGLREGLEGALIVTILVAYLVKIARRDLLGRLWTGVGLAVLLAVTIGAVLTFGTASLPESAEPAIAGTLSIAATGLVTWMVFWMLRTARDLSGHLRGTIDRSVVGTGVGLVLIAFLAVGREGIETALFIWAAVQSTGETTLPLIGAALGILSAVGLGALIYFGMLKINLARFFTWSGAILIVVAAGVLSYGVHDLQESGILPGEHTLAFDVSAAIPPESWYGTLLKGTLNFSPETTWLSLLVWLAYTGTVLTIFLVTSTRNRAGRPVVAPRVDATEMAATAR, from the coding sequence GTGCTCGCCAACTACCTGATCGGACTCCGAGAGGGGCTCGAAGGTGCCCTCATCGTCACCATTCTCGTCGCCTACCTCGTGAAGATCGCCCGCCGCGACCTGCTCGGCCGTCTCTGGACGGGCGTCGGCCTCGCCGTTCTCCTCGCCGTCACGATCGGCGCCGTGCTCACGTTCGGCACTGCGAGCCTTCCGGAATCGGCCGAACCGGCCATCGCCGGCACGCTCTCCATCGCCGCGACCGGCCTGGTCACCTGGATGGTGTTCTGGATGCTGCGCACGGCCCGCGACCTGAGCGGCCACCTCCGCGGCACCATCGACCGCTCCGTCGTCGGCACCGGCGTCGGCCTCGTCCTGATCGCCTTCCTCGCCGTCGGGCGGGAGGGCATCGAAACGGCCCTGTTCATCTGGGCCGCCGTGCAGTCCACCGGCGAGACCACGCTGCCGCTCATCGGGGCCGCGCTCGGCATCCTCAGCGCGGTCGGCCTCGGAGCGCTCATCTACTTCGGCATGCTCAAGATCAACCTCGCGCGGTTCTTCACCTGGAGCGGGGCGATCCTGATCGTCGTCGCGGCCGGTGTGCTGTCCTACGGTGTGCACGACCTGCAGGAGTCCGGGATCCTCCCCGGCGAGCACACCCTCGCCTTCGACGTGAGCGCCGCCATCCCGCCGGAGAGCTGGTACGGCACGCTGCTGAAGGGCACCCTGAACTTCTCGCCGGAGACCACCTGGCTTTCGCTGCTGGTCTGGCTCGCCTACACCGGAACCGTGCTCACGATCTTCCTGGTGACGAGCACCCGCAACCGGGCCGGGCGTCCGGTCGTCGCCCCCCGCGTCGATGCCACGGAGATGGCCGCCACCGCCCGCTGA
- a CDS encoding alpha/beta hydrolase produces MPEFVRSADGTRIAYDRLGSGDPVIVIGGAFNTRSSPYPLVTLLAEDVTVYTFDRRGKGESPESGPYAVEREIEDLAALVAVAGGAAGVYGHSSGAILAIEAAAAGVHITRLAVYEPPYTADPEHPAPADDLGLQAALDAGDPAAAAELFLRITAMDDAAVRSITSAPFWPGLVYLAPTLPHELALTGDGLPPRERLAAITAPTLALAGGRSPAWAARAALAVASCVADGKVLTVPGQDHAVDQAVLAPLLADFFLGR; encoded by the coding sequence ATGCCCGAATTCGTCCGGTCGGCCGATGGCACTCGGATCGCGTACGACCGCCTCGGTTCCGGGGACCCGGTGATCGTCATCGGCGGCGCCTTCAACACCCGGTCCTCCCCCTATCCGCTTGTGACCCTTCTCGCCGAGGACGTCACGGTGTACACCTTCGACCGCCGCGGTAAGGGCGAGAGCCCGGAATCCGGGCCGTACGCGGTCGAACGCGAGATCGAGGACCTGGCCGCCCTCGTGGCCGTGGCGGGAGGCGCAGCCGGAGTGTACGGCCACTCCTCCGGAGCGATCCTGGCGATCGAGGCCGCCGCCGCCGGCGTGCACATCACCCGGCTCGCGGTGTACGAGCCGCCGTACACCGCCGACCCGGAGCACCCGGCCCCGGCGGACGACCTCGGCCTCCAGGCCGCCCTCGACGCCGGAGACCCGGCTGCCGCAGCGGAGCTCTTCCTCCGCATCACCGCAATGGACGACGCGGCCGTGCGCTCCATCACGTCCGCCCCGTTCTGGCCGGGACTCGTCTACCTCGCCCCCACCCTGCCGCACGAACTCGCCCTGACGGGCGACGGGCTGCCCCCGCGGGAGCGCCTGGCCGCGATCACGGCGCCCACTCTGGCACTCGCCGGTGGCAGGAGCCCGGCCTGGGCGGCCCGTGCCGCCCTGGCCGTGGCGTCCTGCGTCGCCGACGGTAAGGTTCTGACCGTGCCCGGCCAGGATCACGCCGTCGACCAGGCCGTGCTGGCCCCGCTGCTCGCCGACTTCTTCCTGGGCCGCTGA
- the typA gene encoding translational GTPase TypA, whose protein sequence is MAIATRNNLRNVAIVAHVDHGKTTLVDAMLQQTNSFSDHSHVDERAMDSNELEREKGITILAKNTAISYKGIHATDGPITINVIDTPGHADFGGEVERGLSMVDGVVLLVDASEGPLPQTRFVLRKALEAHLPVILLVNKTDRPDARIEEVVAESQDLLIGLASDMADTHPDLDLDAILDVPVVYASGRNGAASRNQPENGQLPDNADLEPLFEAILEHIPAPVYDDEHPLQAHVTNLDASPFLGRLALLRVFHGTIRKGQTVAWIKHDGSVHNVRVTELLITKALDRYPTESAGPGDIVAVAGFEDITIGETLADPDDPRALPTITVDEPAISMTIGTNTSPIMGKVKGHKLTARMVKDRLDRELVGNVSLKVVDIGRPDAWEVQGRGELALAILVEQMRREGFELTVGKPQVVVHRVDGKIHEPYEHLTIDSPEEYLGAITQLLAARKGRMENMANHGTGWVRMEFIVPSRGLIGFRTQFLTDTRGTGIANAIFHGYEAWAGPIVTRNNGSIVADRNGVVTPFAIIALQERMSFFVNPTEEVYEGMVIGENSRADDMDVNITKEKKLTNMRQSTSDTFESMTPSRQLTLEECLEFAREDECVEVTPAVVRIRKVELAASARARNVSRIKKQDAN, encoded by the coding sequence ATGGCGATTGCCACGCGCAATAACCTCCGAAATGTCGCAATCGTCGCCCACGTCGACCACGGCAAGACCACGCTGGTTGACGCGATGCTCCAGCAGACCAACTCGTTCTCCGACCACTCCCACGTGGACGAGCGCGCGATGGACTCGAACGAGCTCGAGCGCGAAAAAGGCATCACCATCCTCGCCAAGAACACGGCGATCTCGTACAAGGGCATCCACGCCACCGACGGCCCCATCACGATCAACGTGATCGACACCCCCGGCCACGCCGACTTCGGTGGCGAGGTCGAGCGCGGCCTGTCCATGGTCGACGGTGTCGTTCTCCTCGTCGACGCGAGCGAGGGCCCGCTGCCGCAGACCCGCTTCGTGCTGCGCAAGGCGCTCGAGGCCCACCTGCCCGTGATCCTCTTGGTCAACAAGACCGACCGTCCCGACGCGCGCATCGAAGAGGTCGTCGCGGAGAGCCAGGACCTGCTCATCGGCCTCGCGAGCGACATGGCCGACACGCACCCCGACCTCGACCTCGACGCCATCCTCGACGTCCCGGTCGTCTACGCGTCCGGCCGTAACGGCGCCGCGAGCCGCAACCAGCCCGAGAACGGCCAGCTGCCCGACAACGCCGACCTCGAGCCGCTCTTCGAAGCGATCCTCGAGCACATCCCGGCCCCCGTCTACGACGACGAGCACCCGCTCCAGGCCCACGTCACCAACCTCGACGCCTCGCCGTTCCTCGGCCGCCTCGCGCTGCTGCGCGTTTTCCACGGCACGATCCGCAAGGGTCAGACCGTTGCCTGGATCAAGCACGACGGTTCGGTGCACAACGTGCGCGTCACCGAGCTCCTGATCACCAAGGCGCTCGACCGCTACCCAACCGAGAGCGCGGGCCCCGGCGACATCGTCGCCGTCGCCGGCTTCGAGGACATCACCATCGGTGAGACCCTCGCAGACCCCGACGACCCCCGCGCGCTGCCGACCATCACGGTCGACGAGCCCGCCATCTCGATGACGATCGGCACCAACACCTCGCCCATCATGGGCAAGGTCAAGGGCCACAAGCTCACCGCCCGCATGGTCAAGGACCGTCTCGACCGCGAACTCGTCGGTAACGTCTCGCTGAAGGTCGTCGACATCGGACGCCCGGACGCCTGGGAGGTCCAGGGCCGTGGTGAACTCGCCCTCGCCATCCTCGTCGAGCAGATGCGCCGTGAAGGCTTCGAACTCACCGTCGGCAAGCCGCAGGTCGTCGTGCACCGCGTCGACGGCAAGATCCACGAGCCGTACGAGCACCTCACCATCGACTCGCCCGAAGAGTACCTCGGCGCGATCACTCAACTCCTCGCAGCGCGCAAGGGCCGCATGGAGAACATGGCGAACCACGGCACCGGCTGGGTCCGGATGGAATTCATCGTTCCGTCCCGCGGCCTGATCGGCTTCCGCACCCAGTTCCTCACCGACACCCGCGGTACCGGTATCGCCAACGCGATCTTCCACGGCTACGAGGCCTGGGCCGGCCCGATCGTCACCCGCAACAACGGCTCGATCGTCGCCGACCGCAACGGTGTCGTCACGCCGTTCGCGATCATCGCCCTGCAGGAGCGGATGTCCTTCTTCGTCAACCCGACCGAAGAGGTCTACGAAGGCATGGTCATCGGCGAGAACTCGCGCGCCGACGACATGGACGTCAACATCACCAAGGAGAAGAAACTGACCAACATGCGTCAGTCCACCTCCGACACCTTCGAGTCGATGACGCCGTCGCGTCAGCTGACGCTCGAAGAGTGCCTCGAGTTCGCCCGTGAGGACGAGTGCGTCGAGGTGACCCCCGCGGTCGTGCGGATCCGCAAGGTCGAGCTCGCGGCATCCGCTCGCGCACGCAACGTCTCACGCATCAAGAAGCAGGACGCGAACTAG
- a CDS encoding NADPH:quinone reductase: protein MRAIVYSETGTPDVLRLVERDLPQPGPGEVRVRILVSGVNPTDWKSRAGSRPGEALSFPEVVPNQDGAGIVDAVGTGVERLDVGDRVWTAIAAYGLASGGTAQDFTVLPAERVYPLPNSASFDLGATLGVPAMTAHRALTVAENGPRRLAPGALTGRTVLVAGGAGAVGHAAIELARWAGATVITTVSSAEKGALASAAGAHHVVNYRETDAARAIRALAPEGVDLVVEVAPAQNAALNTAVIRTRGSIAVYATTGGPLALDIRSQMTLNVRYQFQLLYTLGQDLLDAAAADIVSAIRDDALHVGAEAGLPLHHFPLESTAEAHAAVEAGVVGKVLIDLAP, encoded by the coding sequence ATGAGAGCAATCGTCTACAGCGAAACCGGCACCCCCGACGTCCTCCGTCTCGTCGAACGCGATCTGCCGCAACCCGGACCCGGCGAGGTACGGGTGCGCATCCTCGTCTCAGGCGTGAACCCCACCGACTGGAAGTCGCGCGCGGGCAGCCGGCCCGGCGAAGCGCTCTCGTTCCCCGAGGTCGTTCCGAACCAGGACGGCGCCGGCATCGTCGACGCCGTCGGCACCGGCGTCGAGCGCCTGGACGTCGGCGACCGCGTCTGGACGGCCATCGCCGCGTACGGGCTCGCCTCCGGCGGTACCGCCCAGGATTTCACGGTGCTCCCGGCCGAACGGGTGTACCCGCTGCCGAACTCGGCGAGCTTCGACCTCGGCGCGACCCTCGGCGTTCCGGCGATGACAGCGCACCGCGCGCTCACCGTCGCCGAAAACGGCCCCAGGCGCCTCGCCCCCGGCGCACTCACCGGACGGACTGTGCTCGTCGCCGGTGGCGCAGGCGCGGTCGGCCACGCGGCCATCGAGCTGGCCCGCTGGGCGGGGGCGACCGTCATCACGACGGTGAGCAGCGCGGAGAAGGGCGCACTCGCCTCCGCCGCCGGCGCACACCACGTCGTGAACTACCGCGAGACGGATGCCGCCCGCGCCATCCGAGCGCTGGCGCCCGAGGGCGTCGACCTGGTCGTCGAAGTCGCTCCCGCGCAGAATGCGGCGCTCAACACGGCCGTGATCCGTACCCGCGGCTCGATCGCGGTGTACGCGACGACGGGAGGGCCGCTCGCGCTCGACATCCGTTCCCAGATGACCCTCAACGTGCGCTACCAGTTCCAGTTGCTCTACACGCTCGGTCAGGACCTCCTCGACGCCGCAGCGGCCGACATCGTTTCGGCCATCCGTGACGACGCCCTCCACGTCGGCGCCGAAGCCGGCCTGCCCCTGCACCACTTCCCGCTCGAGAGCACGGCTGAGGCGCACGCCGCCGTCGAAGCCGGCGTGGTCGGCAAGGTCCTGATCGACCTCGCCCCCTGA